A stretch of Aureispira sp. CCB-E DNA encodes these proteins:
- a CDS encoding peroxiredoxin, translated as MTRFKKYILVWAACCWFIGCQSSSNISVNNNRNTGKVDKGEQEFQAYLDRKKNKYIGTKVPELVLKTLKGKTYNLADMGGKIVLLNFWFAACKPCITEISSLNELQEQYKSKNLVVLSVGTDKKEVAEKLVTEKNMRYPVVADRADIAKQMDVSTYPTSFLIDQKGVIQQVFIGASAFDATHTYTEVKPHIERLIKK; from the coding sequence ATGACAAGATTTAAAAAATATATACTAGTATGGGCAGCCTGCTGTTGGTTTATAGGTTGCCAATCATCTTCTAATATTTCAGTTAATAATAATCGAAATACAGGAAAAGTAGACAAGGGGGAACAAGAGTTTCAGGCATATTTGGATCGAAAAAAAAATAAGTACATTGGTACTAAAGTTCCAGAATTGGTTCTAAAAACCTTAAAGGGGAAAACATATAATTTGGCTGATATGGGGGGCAAAATTGTTCTGTTGAACTTTTGGTTTGCTGCATGTAAGCCATGTATAACGGAGATTTCTAGTCTTAATGAATTACAGGAGCAGTATAAAAGTAAAAACTTGGTAGTTCTTTCGGTAGGAACGGATAAAAAAGAAGTAGCCGAAAAATTAGTGACCGAGAAAAATATGCGCTATCCAGTAGTAGCAGATAGAGCAGATATTGCCAAACAAATGGATGTTTCTACGTATCCAACATCATTTTTGATAGATCAAAAGGGGGTGATTCAGCAAGTGTTTATTGGAGCAAGTGCTTTTGATGCAACACATACCTATACCGAAGTAAAGCCTCACATTGAACGGTTGATAAAAAAATAA